The DNA sequence ACCAGCCCGATGCCGATGGATGAATCAGTCAGGGCGGGTATGAATATTGGAACATCATTCTCATAAGCGCTGACAATAATTGAATCGCTGCTGCCGCCCAGTTCTTTAACCCTGGCACCCAGCAGTGATATGAATTCTCTTGATGAATACGTCTTATTCCCATCAAGTGAAGAACCGAAATTCCCGATCAGCCGGTCTGCCTCCCTGAATTCCTCTTCAACAGCGATAGGATGATAATCCTCAGTACAATTCTTGAAGGGATCGGTTTTCGGTCTGAATACAGGACAACAAGAATTAATGTCTGTAATCGTTGAAAGACGATAGATTTAAAATCGATTGTATTGTTATAATTAATAAAATGATCGACCTGCATACCCATTCAATATTCAGTGACGGAGAACTGCTGCCCAGTGAGCTTGTGCGCAGAGCAGTGGTAAAAGGCTATTCTACAATTGCCATAACTGACCATGTGGATTTTTCCAATATTGAGCATGTATTGAAAGGGATTAAAAAAACCAAATATATTGAGGATGTCTGGGACATACAGGTACTCTCAGGGGTGGAGATCACACATGTTCCTCCCCAGAAGATATCAAAATTAGTAGATCTGGCAAGAAAACTGGGTGCTGAAATTATTGTCGTTCATGGTGAGACGCTTGTTGAACCCGTAATAACAGGAACAAACAGAGCTGCTATTGAAGCACAAGCTGATATTCTGGCTCATCCTGGACTGATATCAAAGAAAGATGTGGAATTGGCAGCAGAATTAGGAGTATGTCTTGAGATCACAGCCCGTTGTGGACATAATCGAGCTAACGGTCATGTGGCGAAGATATCAACAGAAGTTGGCGCAAACCTTGTGGTAGGAACTGATTCCCATTCACCCGATGACCTGATCACAGATGAAGATGCTCTTAAAATAGCAATGGGTGCGGGGTTGAATGAAAAACATGCACAAGACGTTCTTATTTCAAAACCTTTAAATCTAATAAACAACCTCTAATATAAAATCTTACGATACCTTTATATATCGGAGATATGCTTTATATATTACTTTCATAGAGGTGCATATTTGAAAATACTTGGAACAGTACTTCATACTTCCAGCCATAGGAATTTAGTAATTAGAGGGGATGAAACAGAAAAAATATATATTAAATCAAGATCTCCCGGAATTAACTCAATAGTTTTCGACAAAAAAAAGAAGAAAATCGGGAAAATCAATGACATATTCGGGCCTGTAAAACATCCGTATTTTTCTGTTAAACTCTTTAAGAATGTTACTAATGAATATCTCAGAGGTTTCAAAAATAAAAACGTCTATGTTAATTGAACGAAAAATTATTCTAAAGTTCCGTTTTACAAATATTATCAAATATAATTTTATATTATTAGTCAGGGAATGAAAATAAATGGTTGAAATAGAAAAAGAAAGAGAGATTCAGAGATCTGAAAGAAGCAAAATCCGAGAAGGTATTAAACTCAGAAAAGAGCAGGAAAAAGTAGGTACTTTCGAGAAGCCTAAAGTAGAATGTCCGGAATGTGGAAGCCGCAGTCTGGTACACGATTATGAGCGGGCAGAACTGGTGTGTAACGAATGCGGTCTTGTAGTAGATTCCGAATTCATAGACCAGGGACCTGAATGGAGAGCCTTCGACCATGACCAGCGCATGAAAAGAAGCAGGGTAGGGGCCCCTATGACCTATACTATCCATGACAAAGGTCTGTCCACAATGATTGACTGGAGAAACAGGGACTCTTATGGGAAATCCATTTCATCCAAGAGCAGAGCACAGTTATACAGGCTGCGAAAATGGCAGCGTAGGATCAGGGTCAGTAATGCCACTGAGAGAAACCTGGCATTTGCTCTGTCTGAGCTTGACAGGATGGCCAGTGCACTTGGTCTTTCCCGGAACGTCAGGGAAACCGCGGCTGTAGTTTATCGAAAAGCAGTTGATGAAAATCTGATAAGGGGACGCAGTATCGAAGGTGTGGCCGCTTCAGCATTATATGCAGCATGCCGACAGTGTAGTGTACCCAGGACGC is a window from the Methanosarcinales archaeon genome containing:
- a CDS encoding deoxyhypusine synthase family protein — encoded protein: MYRLSTITDINSCCPVFRPKTDPFKNCTEDYHPIAVEEEFREADRLIGNFGSSLDGNKTYSSREFISLLGARVKELGGSSDSIIVSAYENDVPIFIPALTDSSIGIGLVYARRNGHHVIVDQIRDADEITRMVEQSTKTGVVYVGGGVPKNFITVIKKPSSLSIYLIVSDTHNLLSVTYMKSGLPFSSLSESQVSICVVSSVLFPS
- a CDS encoding histidinol phosphate phosphatase domain-containing protein; this translates as MIDLHTHSIFSDGELLPSELVRRAVVKGYSTIAITDHVDFSNIEHVLKGIKKTKYIEDVWDIQVLSGVEITHVPPQKISKLVDLARKLGAEIIVVHGETLVEPVITGTNRAAIEAQADILAHPGLISKKDVELAAELGVCLEITARCGHNRANGHVAKISTEVGANLVVGTDSHSPDDLITDEDALKIAMGAGLNEKHAQDVLISKPLNLINNL
- a CDS encoding H/ACA RNA-protein complex protein Gar1 codes for the protein MKILGTVLHTSSHRNLVIRGDETEKIYIKSRSPGINSIVFDKKKKKIGKINDIFGPVKHPYFSVKLFKNVTNEYLRGFKNKNVYVN
- a CDS encoding transcription initiation factor IIB, whose translation is MVEIEKEREIQRSERSKIREGIKLRKEQEKVGTFEKPKVECPECGSRSLVHDYERAELVCNECGLVVDSEFIDQGPEWRAFDHDQRMKRSRVGAPMTYTIHDKGLSTMIDWRNRDSYGKSISSKSRAQLYRLRKWQRRIRVSNATERNLAFALSELDRMASALGLSRNVRETAAVVYRKAVDENLIRGRSIEGVAASALYAACRQCSVPRTLDEIAEVSRVSRKEIGRTYRFISRELGLKLMPTSPIDYVPRFCSGLNLHGEVQSKAVEILRQAAEKELTSGRGPTGVAAAAIYISSILCGDRRTQREVAEVAGVTEVTIRNRYKELAEQLDIEIIL